AGGCGGAGCTAAGGTATCGAGGACCGCTGACCAGAGGAAGTACTGCTGTGTTGTTTGGGGTGCAGCTGAAGGTTAGTTGCTCACGTGGTGTTTTTAGCTATAGACAACAGATCATAACAACAAACTTTCACTCTTTGATGATTGTCTTGAAAATCATTTTACTTGTATTTTAGTTAGCCACTGTCACACAGTAGTTACCAAAATTGTCAAATGACTCGGGTCtagctttctcgctctctctctgtctctctctcaggactcaGCAGTGGGTAGAGGCAACAGTAATGGTTCTTACAAAGGTCACCAGCTCTTCACCTGTCCCGAAGCCTCCGCCCTCTTCCTACCGGCCAATCAGATTAGGCTACGACGCTGGTCCCGTGCTAATGACGACCATCACAACAACGCTCTTCCTCCTCAACCTCAACCCCCCATTGGTAACATCATTGCTAGAACGGCCGAATCGTCTCCCAGCCtggccccagtcccagtcctggCTGGAAACCCCAgctccccacctcccttccaGGTGGGCCACAGGGTGTGTTTCCCTCTGGAGGATACTGTTCATGGGGGAGAGGTGAGGTTCTGTGGGGCCCTGCCTGGACGGACCTCCACTGGGGTGTTCGTAGGAATCCTGCTGGTCAGTATTACTGCTGGAAGGTGCGGCTGTATATAAAAATACAATCGGTGTGATTATACACATTTGAGATTTTATAGTAATTATTGTGTATTAAGACACCCAGAATTCAGTGTTTTGTGGATAACATTCACACATGTTTAGGCTATATTCTTCATCTAACAGTCAATGTTTCCTGTATATTTGCGCTAATCAGTTTGTTTATACGCAGGACAATGCGGTTGGTAACTGGGATGGTTCATATAAAGGAGAGAAGTTGtgctccatctcctcttctctgtaTGGTTGCCTGCTACCCATCTCCAAGGTGTCCCCTGGTACGTCACTCCCTGGTTCAAATGTTATGGCAGATCAGAGATCCTGTTTGGTTTACTGTTGAGTTACTATTGACAGTTATGAGAGAGGGTGTAATTGGGAAAACAAAACGTTGTGGAAAATCGTGACTGTTAGATGACTGACGTCCTCCCTTCCTTTACCCCTGATTCTCTTTCATTTTCCTCCTACCGGGCTTTGAATTGTGTGCTGTGTTTGACCGTTGACCTCTactgaccccccccctcctcccccccgcaGAACCAAGGTCACGCCGCCATACTCCTCCCCTCCAGAACCCCAAACCGGTCCTCAAACCCACCCAACCACCTGCTCCTGTATCCTCACCTGCCTCCACCCCAAAGATCGCTCTGATGCCCCCCCAACTCCTCTCAGCCAAACTGGCCTTAAAacctccacccctccccagccCCAAACCTTTCATGAAGCCTCACCCCTTCCCCCAACCCCTCCCACCATCAAACCCCAAACCCTGCCCTCCCCGACCGCCACCGACCAACCACAGCTCTTGAACGGTTCGCCCGGTCCCCTCTCTCCGGGTCGAGGTGACGGATTGGACGCTGAGGAGAATGGAGACGCGGGATTCGAGGTTGAGTTGGAGGTGGGGTCCATGGTGGAGGTGAATGACCCACCCCTTTTTGGAGTGATTCGTTGGATTGGACGAATCATTGGAGTTTCACAACTGGTGTCAGGAATTGAACTGGTACGGtaatactgtcaacactgtcactGTGTGTCATCAACTCCCTGTAATTCCATCAACTCTGTAATTGTGTCAGTGTCAAGTCAATCAGTGTATGACAACGTTGTAAAGCAGCGGTATTCAAACATTTTCAACTAAGGCACCCTTAAAACTCAAAAAATGTCTAGTGTGTGTTCGTAACATATTTATCTGCTTACTTTCCTTTCTCAGGACCAGGAACTGACCGCTGGAACAGACGGCAGTTACCTTGGCGAACGCCACTTCCGTTGCCCTGCCAACAAGGGGCTGTTCGTCAAACTCCGGAACTGCAGGCGGGATTCCAGATTCCCTGCCCCTGAGACACCGGTCAATCAGGTGGAGCGCTGCAACtccataggtgtgtgtgtgtgtgtgtgtgtgtgtgtgtgtgtgtgtgtgtgtgtgtgtgtgtgtgtgtgtgtgtgtgtgtgtgtgtgtgtgtgtgtgtgtgtgtgtgtgtgtgtgtgtgtgtgtgtgtgtgttgtcctgccTGACTCACGCCACTCCCTTGAGATGAATGAGCGAGCCTAGGTTTCCACTGCTTCAGGTCTATGACCTACAGGTGCCGCCCTTCCAGCGCAGTCCGGATGCCAGCAACCCGCTGATTCCAGCCGCGGCACCGGCGTAGTTCTTGGAGGCCGACAGCTGGAGTGGGAGAAAAAAAAATGGGTTAAAGAGCACTCAGCCGGGCGTCCAACTCCGGGGTAGGGCAACCAGGGGAAGCATAAGACCAGGGGAACTAGAGGGAGAGTATAGTTTCTCCTCTCTGCAACTGTTTTTAGTTTTACACCTTTACACCCACGGGTGCGCGTCACGAACCGTTCACCTGTGAACCTGAAGTTACTCACCCTGACGGGACCTAGTGTCCTACGGGACGGAAGAGGTATATTCACACCTAAGACATTTTCATACACACGACAAACATGAACCACACAGTTACCAAGAGAGGAAACCATTGGGTCTATTTCGGTCAGTGGCCCCTTGAGAGGAAGTACACCACCTGTATTTATTCAAGCACAGCCCTATACAAAGACTCTACTTATCTTGTGAATACCCTAGCTCTCAACCCAGAggaaactggcagcttcattaaatagtacccgcaaaacaccagtctcaacgtcaacagtgaagaggcgactccgggatgctggccttctcggcagatTTAATGTGCTTCCTTTAAAAAAGTAATTTGGTCACTTTcattgtgatacaaaccttatcaaaacatgtAGGCTTATGGGCTTGGCTACATGAGATGGGCGGCCtatgataaaaatatatatttaaaaaaaggcattgtttcttgCCGTAAGTTGGGCGTCATTCACaaggctaatattgtcactcctcacactattcttgatttaatcgtgtctttacatatactaaattaCATATGTGTGAAATGTGTTCTGTTTCGAAACAGGGATAGAGGGGGGAAAAAtccatgtcatctatgcacttaaatagcaaacGGAGGTTGCTATTTCCCCGTGGTTTATGTTCATGCCAGCCAGGTCGGTTATATACTGTTGCAAAGAGAAGAAATGTACTTAATATTAGggaagttgagaaataaatatagtagaccTAACCTAGTGGTTCCCAAAGTTtgtatagtcccgtaccccttctaacattcaacctccagctgcgtaccccctctagcaccagggtcagcacactctcaaatattgttttttgccatcattgtaagcctgccacacacacacactatacaatacatgtattaaacataagaatgagtgtgagttattgtcacaacccggctcgtgggaagtgacaaagcgCTCAAAGATCTCGGGGCAcaaatagtaatataataataattatcaataattttgctctttatttagccatcttacatataaaaccttatttgttcatctaaaatggtgaataactccccacaggttaatgagaagggtgtggttgaaaggatgcacataactctgcaatgttgggttgtattggagagagtctcagtcttaaatcattttccacaaaTAATCTgcgcctgtatttagttttcatgctcgTTAGGGCCGAGAATTCACTCTCgtataggtacgtggttgcaaagggcctatagaaagctgatgtgATCCTCTTCTTCTTAATAGATGCCATGTTTTCTCACACAATTtaatagcctatagaaatgttgcgcaacatgagctcatgggctctcatgaagtgtttgattagatttttgattaGATTTGCATTgacgtcagagtgattagagggagtAGAGTGTTGAGTaccagttagcaagtttggtaggctactaatgaccatcatcaGCATCacagcttggagaagcctaattaccgtgactacgGTCACGTGAAATTTCTCTGCCGTCACAACTCGTGACCGCCGGtatggcggtaatacggtcaccgaaACAGTCCGAGCTGCCTCCTCCTCTTTCCGCTTGCTGCAGTGCCTCTCGGCTCTCTCCCTTCTGTTCCTTTTCCCGCCCCATTTTCCCGCCTCTGTTTTCTTGGcctcctgctctctccatcccagaaGCCATAGTTTCAGCAGGGGTGAGTTACATCAGTCCGagggtttgcgtgtgtgtgtgtggcacattTTTGtctctatgagtgtgtgtgtatgcgtgtgtgtctcCATACCATGTAACATGATGACCAATCCAACCACCAGCGTTTGCCGAGTGGGGCAGTGAGCGCGTCGAGGAGCACACCCCTCCAGTCCAGGGGGACGAGGCCAGAGATATGTACCAGGGCTGGAAGAGAGGCATCCAAGGCCACCTCAACTCCTGCTACCTGGACGCCTCACTATTCAGGTGACCATACGCTGGCATTCTCCCTCCGTCCTGTTTGTGATATTATTAAGCCAATAATTGTTATTCAAGTTATGTAATAGGATGTTGAGAACCGGAACCCTCAGTTAGAACCGGAACACTCCGATAGAACCGGAACACTCCGATAGAACCGAATTAAGGATTAGATAATGCAGTCAAatgctttttttgtgtgtgcaaaAATGTAAAATTGGGCAATGTTATCATGTCGAATCTAAGGTTGTTTTTTAAACTAGAAGGAATGCTGGATGCATTCATGTTAATTAAACTATTttcttcccctcccccctctctctcccccctctctttccccctcagtCTGTTTTCGTGCTGCAGTTCCGTAGACTGGGTGTTGCTGTGGCCCTCAAACCCCTCAGACGGCCCCCACTGCAGCCAAGCCCAGGACCTGCTTCGCTGTGAGATAGTCAACCCCCtacgcaggtgtgtgtgtgtgtgtgtgtgtgtgttccttcacAATGGATGATTATGTATAGGCATATATTGTGATTTAAATTGTTCTGTTGTAGATCAGTGTCACTttgtatttacagtgccttgcgaaagtattcggcccccttgaactttgcaaccttttgccacatttcaggcttcaaacataaagatataaaactgtatttttttgtgaagaatcaacaacaagtgggacacaatcatgaagtggaacgacatttattggatatttcaaacttttttaacaaatcaaaaactgaaaaattgggcgtgcaaaattattcagcccctttactttcagtgcagcaaactctctccagaagttcagtgaggatctctgaatgatccaatgttgacctaaatgactaatgatgataaatacaatccacctgtgtgtaatcaagtctccgtataaatgcacctgcactgtgatattctcagaggtccgttaaaagcgcagagagcatcatgaagaacaaggaacacaccaggcaggtccgagatactgttgtgaagaagtttaaagccggatttggatacaaaaagatttcccaagctttaaacatcccaagaagcactgtgcaagcgataatattgaattggaaggagtatcagaccactgcaaatctaccaagacctggccttccctctaaactttcagctcatacaaggagaagactgatcagagatgcagccaagaggcccatgatcactctggatgaactgcagagatctacagctgaggtgggagactctgtccataggaaaacaatcagtcgtatattgcacaaatctggcctttatggaagagtggcaagaagaaagccatttcttaaagatatccataaaaagtgttgtttaaagtttgccacaagccacctgggagacacaccaaacatgtggaagaaggtgctctggtcagatgaaaccaaaattgaactttttggcaacaatgcaaaacgttatgtttggcgtaaaagcaacacagctcatcaccctgaacacaccatccccactgtcaaacatggtggtggcagcatcatggttagggcctgcttttcttcagcagggacagggaagatggttaaaattgatgggaagatggatggagccaaatacaggaccattctggaagaaaacctgatggagtctgcaaaagacctgagactgggacggagatttgtcttccaacaagacaatgatccaaaacataaagcaaaatctacaatggaatggttcaaaaataaacatatccaggtgttagaatggccaagtcaaagtccagacctgaatccaatcgagaatctgtggaatgaactgaaaactgctgttcacaaatgctctccatccaacctcactgagctcgagctgttttgcaaggaggaatgggaaaaaatttcagtctctcgatgtgcaaaactgatagagacagacataccccaagcgacttacagctgtaatcgcagcaaaaggtggcgctacaaagtattaacttaagggggctgaataattttgcacgcccaatctttcagtttttgatttgttaaaaaaatttgaaatatccaataaatgtcgttccacttcatgattgtgtcccacttgttgttgattcctcacaaaaaaataccgttttatatctttatgtttgaagcctgaaatgtggaagaaaggtcgcaaagttcaagggggccgaatactttcgcaaggcactgtatatagtgaattTGAATAGCTTTTATGAATGTACTTGGCTATGTATGTATCTTTCAGGTTTGGCTATGTATGTGCCAGTAAAACCATGGCCCTGAGAAGACTACTGGAGGCTGAGAGTAGTGACACGGGCTTCACCAACCaggagaaaggtgtgtgtgtgtgtgtgagtccgtctgtctgtccgtccgtctgtccgtggGAGAAGGTGTTTggctgtctgtccatctgtctctccgCCCGTGTCAGTAGGATGGAAAATGTTGATAGTGTTATTtaactctagaaagttgagtgaagttgaATTTCGTGCCACTCTGCGCAGGCTGATATTTGTGGGAACATTGGTGGTGTGTTTTTAAACACGTATGTCTTCTTTCTGTCAGACCCAGAAGAGTTCCTCAACAAGCTTTTCCAGCTCCTCCGGGTTGAACCTCTTCTGAAGATTAGGTAtactttctctccttcccctccctctctttccccccccctctctcgttctcttatTCTCTCTTACAGACACTTTCTCTCCTGCTCCCCCTTGTTCCTTTCAGGTCAGTGACACAGAATCAGCAGCCTCAGGAGTGTCACCTCTACCAGCTCTTTCCTccatctgttcccctctctccctcttctcctgtccctctgtctccgtccctctgtcctatccctctctcctcccctgcagTACTCATGAGGGTGGCCAGTGTTCAGACTCTGTTAGAGACATCTTTTCTCCACGCGGGACTAAAGTTTGCTGAGGTAACAACACAAGACGACATAGTAGATACACAAACAAACTTTACGTTGATGTGTTGATGGATTGACTCTCCCCTCCGCCAGGCCCcttcctgcctccccctcctcatgCCTAGGTTTGGGAAGGACTTCAAGATGTTTGACGCCATCTTGCCTTCACTCACCATCGACATCACAGACCTGCTGGATGACAGTAAGAACCAAAGATATTGTCATGGAAATTCTTACACTGGGACACTGGAAGTCATTCTTaatgaatcattgtttattgtcagcacgctggagaggttccaaccaactcaatgcaccatagtacacatgtcaatcaggagctctgcCGGGGCAGTCCCAGCAGTTGTCTTCTATATGactatacacagacaagttatatttgcataaTTAATTTCATTACCattttgtttcattcatgtgacaGACCAACACCTCACGAGTTTTCTCTCTAAGATGAGACCtgaaactgagatatcttttgttcgttctcaaaacaaggtctgggcgtactgccaaattgcggATTCtgataaatcaaattaaatgttatttgtcacatatattTGTCACTGAGGGTTCCGGCGTAGACCtaacggtgaaatgcttacttacaagcccttaacaaacaatgccgttttaagaaaatacctacaaaaaaaagagataagaataacaaatgattATAGAgaagcagtaaataacaatagcggggctatatacagggggtaccggtacagagtcaatgtcaaatcaaactttatttgtcacatacgggaaatacaacaagtgtagactttaccgtgaaatgctgacttacaagcccttaaccaacagtgcagttcaagaagaagaaaatatttaccaagtagactaaaataaaaagcagtaaaaagtaacacaataagaataacaataacgaggctatattacaaggggcaccggtaccgagtcagtgtgcagggttacaggctagttgaggtaatctgttcatgtaggtgggggcgaagtgtctatgcataggtaacaagcaaacagcgagtagcagcagtgtacaaaagggagaggggggtcaatgtaaattgtccggtggcaatttcatgaattgttcagcagtcttatggcttggaggtagaagctgttgaggagccttttggtcctagactagGTGCTCCGGtgccgcttgccgtgtggtagcggAGAAAAGTCTATAACTTGgctgactggagtctgacaattttatgggcttccTTCTGACACTGCCTGTATTTTATACcggtcctagatggcagggagcttggccccagtgatgtactgggctgtttgcactaccctctgtagcagtttccataccaggcggtgacgcaatggtcaagatgctctcgatggtgcagctgtagaaccttttgaggatctgaggacccatgccaaatcttttcagtctcctgagggggggacaaggttttgttgtgctctcttcacgactatcttggtatgtttggaccattatagtttgttagtgatgtggacaccaaggaacttgaaactctcgacccgctccactacagccccgtcaatgttaatgggagCCTGTTCGGCCCatcttttcctgtagtcaacgATCAGCtgctttgtcttgctcacattaagggagaggttgttgtcctggcaccccactgccagatctctgaccACCTCTCTATAGgtcgtctcatcgttgtcagtgatcaggcctaccactgttgtgtcgtcagataacgtaatgatggtgttcgagtcgtgtttggccacgcagtcgtgggtgaacagggaatacaggaggggactatgtACACACCTCTGAGggggatcagcgtggcagacgtattgttgcctactcttaccacctgggggcggcccgtcaggaagtccaagatccagttgcaaagggaggtgtttagtcccagagtccttaacCGCTCTAGGGAATttcacctggccaacatccggacAGACTTggccagggagaggttgaaaatgtcagtgaagacacttgtcagttggtccacgcatgctttgagtacacgtcctggtaatccatctggcccagcggctttgtaaatgttgacctgtttaaaggttttgttcacatcggctaccgagagcgttatcactcaatcatccagaacagctagtgctctcgtgcatgcttcagtgttgcttgcctcgaagcgagcataaaaggcatttagctcgtctggtaggctcgcgtcattGGGCAGcttgcgtctgggtttccctttgtagtcattaatagttttcaagccctgccacatccgacaagcgtcagagtAGTAGGATTGAATCTTAATCCTGTAtagacgctttgcttgtttgatggttcgtctgagggcatagcgggatttcttataagcgtccagattaggctaccgctccttgaaagcggcagctctagcctttagctcgatgtggatgatgcctgtaatccatggcttctggttgggatatgtacgtacagtcactgtggggacgacgtcatcgatgcacttattgatgaagccaatgactgaggtggtgtattcctcaatgccattggatgattcccggaaaatattccagtctgctagcaaaacagtcctgtagtgtagcatccgcatcatctgaccacttccgggccgtacgcattaccctctgtgaGGATTCGTTAAATtggtcacttgcatgaacacagaaattggttattagaaaagcacaaacattaaAATTCCCATTACACTATAAACTCATATGaaaatgtacactgagtgtacaaaacactttaagaacacctgttctttccatgacatattgatgtcacttgttaaatccacttcaatcagtgtagatgaaagggaggagtcAGGTTTAAAAATGATTTTgaagtcttgagacaattgaggcatggattgtgtatgtgtgccactctgagggtgaatgggcaagacaacattttttcgtgcctttgaacggggtatggtagtaggtgccaggcacaccggttagtgtcaagaacggcaatgctactgggtttttcacattacagtttcccatgtgtatcaagaatggtccaccacctgaaggacatccagccaacttgacacaactgtggaaaacATTGGAGTCACcttggaccagcatccctgtggaacgctttcagcACCTTGCAGAGTCTATGCCCCAACCAATTGAGTCTGTTTTGAGGGTAAAGGGAGTACAATTCAATATTAGGattgtgttcctaatgtttggtgtacGTCTGGTAAGAACCCTGCTATGTTAAAACATGAGGACATTTTATCGGGCGGGTTTCCTGTTGATGACCTATTtaatgctttctctctctttctcttcactctcatcactctctctctctctccctccccctattgtaatctcttcctctctatttctccctcccgctgtctctcactcctccccctctctctagctctcagACAGTGCAGTATTTGCCAGGCAGTAGCAGAATGGGAGTGTCTAGAGTGTTATGACGACTTGGACATCACACCTGGTCGTCTCAAACAGTACTGCCACACCTGCAACACTCAGGTAACCATAGCACACCATTATTACCTATAGTACAGCTCTCAAAGTTCCATCAAAAGTCCCTTACATCTACACACTGCAGGACCAATatcctctgtctcccttcctctttctccctccatccttccattaGGTGCACATCCACAAGAAGCGCCAGTCCCACAGTCCGTGTCAGGTGGGTGTGGCTGGGGGTCCATGGACCGGCCCACTGCATGGAACTCGTCAGCGATTGGCTCTCTTTGCTGTGACGTGCATCGAGACCAGCCACTACGTGAGCTTCGTCAAGCACGGACCCCGCCCCAACGACTGGCTATTCTTTGACAGTATGGCCGACAGGGAAGGTGAGAGATGTCAACTTTAAAAAGGGGCCTTAAGGCCTGCAGCTAATTTTCATTTCTTCCTGTTAGTCAATTGATTGGCCAGAGTCTACTCATCTGGTGTTCCAGATCTGAATCACTCCCTGATTACAGGGCAAATGCAAATCTGCAGTACTGCAAATCTCAAATAGCCCCGGAAACCATGAAACTCTTAATTTATATGATCATGACATCCCATAATAGTTGCCATGTTCTGTTTCCATGGTTACGGCCAGGCGGGGAGAACGGTTTC
Above is a genomic segment from Oncorhynchus masou masou isolate Uvic2021 chromosome 23, UVic_Omas_1.1, whole genome shotgun sequence containing:
- the cyld3 gene encoding LOW QUALITY PROTEIN: ubiquitin carboxyl-terminal hydrolase CYLD (The sequence of the model RefSeq protein was modified relative to this genomic sequence to represent the inferred CDS: inserted 1 base in 1 codon), with protein sequence MSGAQDHKRRQPPKMYLVVSNLKIQDQLEGTIRLLRGNLCQEQEGGRSRGDQLWVKVLDYGCMVKIDKQLLIEVPTDLTGLLEPVSDPESRLNLLMNPKQLYRLAALPLGTPLYVQMGQPGELAEAELRYRGPLTRGSTAVLFGVQLKDSAVGRGNSNGSYKGHQLFTCPEASALFLPANQIRLRRWSRANDDHHNNALPPQPQPPIGNIIARTAESSPSLAPVPVLAGNPSSPPPFQVGHRVCFPLEDTVHGGEVRFCGALPGRTSTGVFVGILLDNAVGNWDGSYKGEKLCSISSSLYGCLLPISKVSPEPRSRRHTPPLQNPKPVLKPTQPPAPVSSPASTPKIALMPPQLLSAKLALKPPPLPSPKPFMKPXPLPPTPPTIKPQTLPSPTATDQPQLLNGSPGPLSPGRGDGLDAEENGDAGFEVELEVGSMVEVNDPPLFGVIRWIGRIIGVSQLVSGIELDQELTAGTDGSYLGERHFRCPANKGLFVKLRNCRRDSRFPAPETPVNQVERCNSIAFAEWGSERVEEHTPPVQGDEARDMYQGWKRGIQGHLNSCYLDASLFSLFSCCSSVDWVLLWPSNPSDGPHCSQAQDLLRCEIVNPLRRFGYVCASKTMALRRLLEAESSDTGFTNQEKDPEEFLNKLFQLLRVEPLLKIRSVTQNQQPQECHLYQLFPPSVPLSPSSPVPLSPSLCPIPLSSPAVLMRVASVQTLLETSFLHAGLKFAEAPSCLPLLMPRFGKDFKMFDAILPSLTIDITDLLDDTLRQCSICQAVAEWECLECYDDLDITPGRLKQYCHTCNTQVHIHKKRQSHSPCQVGVAGGPWTGPLHGTRQRLALFAVTCIETSHYVSFVKHGPRPNDWLFFDSMADREGGENGFNIPQVRACPEVGRYLSLSAEELGRLDPASLRESARRLLCDSYMCLYHSPELSLYK